Proteins from one Sulfuriferula thiophila genomic window:
- a CDS encoding 5-(carboxyamino)imidazole ribonucleotide synthase has translation MILPGATLGMLGGGQLGRMFTIAARTMGYHVMVLDPDPLSPAGQFADTHVCADYQDAQALAQMAQTCAAITTEFENVPADTLRNLAAHCPVKPSAEAVEIAQNRVAEKSWLRQHGFATAPFAVISTAADLTDACASVGFPAVLKVSRFGYDGKGQARVADLAQAQAAFASMGGEVCVLEKMLNLECELSVVLGRNEAGGIALYPVSENIHEAGILDISIVPARVSAALATQARDAAMAIAQQLDYCGVMAVEFFVVDGDQLVVNEIAPRPHNSGHYTLDACLSSQFEMQVRALCNLPLGATAQHTPAVMVNLLGDIWGDSQPNWAALLRYPQAKLHLYGKQSARPGRKMGHYTCLDNTLETALALAKQIRAAL, from the coding sequence ATGATACTCCCCGGCGCAACACTCGGCATGTTAGGAGGCGGCCAGCTTGGTCGCATGTTCACGATCGCTGCGCGCACCATGGGTTATCACGTCATGGTGCTGGACCCTGATCCGCTCAGCCCGGCTGGCCAATTTGCCGATACGCATGTATGTGCCGACTATCAGGACGCGCAAGCTTTGGCACAAATGGCGCAAACGTGTGCTGCCATCACCACCGAATTCGAGAACGTTCCTGCCGACACATTACGCAATCTGGCTGCGCACTGCCCGGTCAAACCCAGCGCAGAAGCCGTGGAAATTGCACAAAACCGGGTCGCGGAAAAATCCTGGCTACGTCAGCATGGTTTTGCCACAGCACCGTTTGCCGTCATCAGCACGGCAGCGGATCTGACCGATGCGTGCGCCAGCGTTGGATTTCCGGCTGTCCTCAAAGTATCGCGCTTCGGCTATGACGGCAAAGGTCAGGCTCGCGTAGCGGATTTAGCCCAGGCACAGGCGGCTTTTGCCAGCATGGGTGGCGAGGTCTGCGTGCTGGAAAAAATGCTCAATCTGGAATGCGAGTTATCGGTGGTACTGGGCCGCAACGAAGCTGGCGGAATCGCCCTCTACCCAGTTTCAGAAAACATCCATGAAGCTGGCATACTGGATATCAGCATCGTGCCCGCTCGCGTTTCCGCGGCGCTGGCAACTCAGGCGCGCGATGCCGCCATGGCCATTGCTCAGCAGCTTGATTACTGCGGCGTCATGGCAGTGGAATTTTTTGTGGTTGATGGCGACCAGCTCGTGGTCAACGAAATCGCGCCGCGTCCGCATAATAGTGGCCACTATACGCTGGATGCCTGCCTCTCCAGCCAGTTTGAGATGCAGGTGCGCGCCTTGTGCAACCTGCCCTTGGGCGCTACTGCGCAACATACTCCGGCAGTCATGGTCAATTTGCTAGGTGATATCTGGGGAGACAGCCAACCTAACTGGGCAGCATTATTGCGTTACCCGCAAGCCAAGCTGCATTTGTATGGTAAACAAAGCGCGCGCCCGGGACGTAAGATGGGGCACTACACCTGCCTGGACAATACACTGGAAACCGCGTTGGCGCTGGCCAAACAAATCCGCGCTGCGTTATAA
- the purE gene encoding 5-(carboxyamino)imidazole ribonucleotide mutase: MSTPQIGIVMGSNSDWEVMQHAALMLKSLGVAFEARVVSAHRTPDLLFEYAASAHARGLRAIIAGAGGAAHLPGMLAAKTTVPVLGVPVPSKYLKGMDSLLSIVQMPKGIPVATFAIGEAGAANAALFAAAMLASGDPALAEKLETFRTNQSDTVLSMSLPDA, encoded by the coding sequence ATGAGCACACCACAAATCGGCATCGTCATGGGCAGCAACAGTGATTGGGAAGTCATGCAGCATGCAGCGCTGATGTTGAAGTCGCTGGGAGTAGCATTCGAAGCGCGTGTCGTATCCGCGCACCGCACCCCCGATTTGCTGTTTGAATACGCTGCCAGCGCGCACGCACGCGGCTTACGCGCGATCATTGCCGGTGCGGGCGGTGCCGCCCACTTGCCGGGCATGCTCGCCGCCAAAACCACTGTGCCCGTGCTCGGCGTGCCCGTACCGTCAAAATATCTTAAAGGCATGGATTCACTGCTGTCTATCGTGCAGATGCCCAAAGGCATTCCTGTCGCTACCTTTGCCATCGGCGAAGCCGGCGCCGCCAACGCCGCCTTATTTGCCGCAGCCATGCTGGCAAGCGGCGATCCGGCACTGGCTGAAAAACTCGAGACATTCCGCACCAATCAATCCGACACCGTGCTCAGCATGAGCTTACCTGACGCATAA